The following coding sequences lie in one Streptomyces albofaciens JCM 4342 genomic window:
- a CDS encoding maleylpyruvate isomerase family mycothiol-dependent enzyme has product MPGGTGTGGPSAVHEEVSALLAAWALGSGMPGDDARVRGHLHDCAPCAAEAQRLRETVRLLDEPAPGGTGRGTGRKANAGMARGRLMAAARAARPGQSAPAAHAEPYAGAVACLDALLRELDREPARWGTPVVHDWDVQGTVAHLVAADEVLAERLGLAPVTEAGTGLGPVPGAGPEGGFGDAGTGPGERTGMGPGGRTGTGAGGRTAGAGAPWELRWTARTHEVVAYEHTRPPAETREAWRTQAHGLLALPEAGDEQLAAMATTLMGMRLPVADHYVIRAFETWVHTRDIGRALGRVVPPPPPVHLQRFLGLAVRILDLALGPDARPVLLSVEGEAGGDWVLGSDAEPIAAELVLEATDFLLLLGGRQDPDEIARGQAGDAAAAQRLLETATSLAWL; this is encoded by the coding sequence GTGCCCGGCGGGACCGGCACCGGCGGTCCGAGCGCCGTACACGAAGAGGTCAGCGCCCTGCTCGCCGCGTGGGCGCTCGGCTCCGGCATGCCGGGTGACGACGCACGCGTACGCGGTCACCTGCACGACTGCGCGCCCTGCGCGGCCGAGGCGCAGCGGCTGCGGGAGACCGTACGGCTGCTGGACGAGCCCGCTCCCGGCGGGACGGGGCGCGGCACCGGGCGCAAGGCGAACGCGGGGATGGCCCGCGGCCGGCTGATGGCCGCGGCCCGCGCCGCACGGCCGGGCCAGAGCGCGCCGGCCGCGCACGCCGAGCCGTACGCCGGAGCGGTGGCCTGCCTGGACGCGCTGCTGCGGGAGCTGGACCGGGAACCGGCCCGCTGGGGCACGCCCGTCGTGCACGACTGGGATGTGCAGGGCACCGTGGCGCACCTGGTCGCGGCGGACGAAGTGCTGGCCGAGCGGCTGGGGCTGGCGCCGGTGACGGAGGCGGGCACGGGCCTGGGGCCGGTGCCCGGGGCCGGGCCGGAAGGGGGCTTCGGGGACGCCGGTACGGGACCGGGCGAGAGGACCGGCATGGGCCCGGGAGGGCGGACCGGTACGGGAGCGGGCGGGCGCACGGCCGGTGCGGGCGCCCCCTGGGAGTTGCGCTGGACGGCCCGTACGCACGAGGTGGTGGCCTACGAGCACACCCGGCCGCCCGCCGAGACCCGGGAGGCGTGGCGTACGCAGGCGCACGGGCTGCTCGCGCTGCCGGAGGCGGGCGACGAGCAGCTGGCCGCCATGGCCACGACCCTGATGGGGATGCGGCTGCCGGTCGCCGACCACTACGTGATCCGGGCGTTCGAGACCTGGGTGCACACCCGGGACATCGGCCGGGCGCTGGGCCGGGTCGTACCGCCGCCGCCACCGGTGCACCTGCAAAGGTTCCTGGGGCTGGCGGTGCGCATCCTGGACCTGGCGCTGGGCCCGGACGCGCGGCCCGTACTGCTGTCGGTGGAGGGCGAGGCGGGCGGCGACTGGGTGCTCGGCTCGGACGCCGAGCCGATCGCCGCCGAACTGGTCCTGGAGGCCACCGACTTCCTGTTGCTCCTCGGCGGGCGGCAGGACCCCGACGAGATCGCGCGGGGCCAGGCCGGCGACGCGGCCGCCGCCCAGCGGCTGCTGGAGACGGCCACGTCGCTGGCCTGGCTGTAG
- the thpD gene encoding ectoine hydroxylase, with amino-acid sequence MTTAPERTADLYPTRGATEVITPRQDPVVWSQPGTEGPFTPAELSDFERDGFFAIGELLTADEVAVYRAELDRLVNDPAMRADDRSIVEPRSQEIRSVFEVHKISEVFAKLVADPRVVGRARQILGSDVYVHQSRINVKPGFGASGFYWHSDFETWHAEDGLPNMRTVSVSIALTENHDTNGGLMIMPGSHRHFLGCAGETPRDNYKKSLQMQDAGTPSDEALTKMADAHGIKLFTGKPGSATWFDCNCMHGSGDNITPYPRSNVFIVFNSVENTAVEPFAAPVRRPEYIGARDFTPVK; translated from the coding sequence ATGACCACCGCACCCGAGCGCACCGCCGACCTGTACCCGACCCGGGGGGCCACCGAGGTGATCACCCCGCGGCAGGACCCGGTGGTGTGGTCGCAGCCCGGCACGGAGGGGCCCTTCACCCCGGCCGAGCTGAGCGACTTCGAACGCGACGGTTTCTTCGCCATCGGGGAACTGCTGACGGCGGACGAAGTCGCGGTGTACCGCGCCGAACTGGACCGGCTGGTCAACGACCCGGCGATGCGGGCGGACGACCGCTCCATCGTCGAGCCGCGGTCGCAGGAGATCCGGTCCGTCTTCGAGGTGCACAAGATCAGTGAGGTGTTCGCCAAGCTGGTCGCCGACCCGCGCGTGGTGGGACGCGCCCGTCAGATCCTCGGCTCGGACGTCTACGTCCACCAGTCCCGGATCAACGTCAAGCCGGGCTTCGGGGCCTCCGGGTTCTACTGGCACTCCGACTTCGAGACCTGGCACGCCGAGGACGGCCTGCCGAACATGCGGACCGTGTCGGTCTCGATCGCGCTGACCGAGAACCACGACACCAACGGCGGCCTGATGATCATGCCGGGTTCGCACCGGCACTTTCTCGGGTGCGCCGGTGAGACGCCGCGCGACAACTACAAGAAGTCGCTGCAGATGCAGGACGCGGGCACGCCCTCGGACGAGGCGCTGACCAAGATGGCCGACGCGCACGGCATCAAGCTGTTCACCGGCAAGCCCGGTTCGGCCACCTGGTTCGACTGCAACTGCATGCACGGGTCGGGCGACAACATCACGCCCTACCCGCGCAGCAACGTCTTCATCGTGTTCAACAGCGTGGAGAACACCGCGGTGGAGCCCTTCGCGGCGCCGGTCCGGCGTCCGGAGTACATCGGCGCGCGTGACTTCACACCCGTGAAGTAA
- the ectB gene encoding diaminobutyrate--2-oxoglutarate transaminase gives MTITQPDLSVFETLESEVRSYCRGWPTVFDRAQGSHMYDEDGHTYLDFFAGAGSLNYGHNNPVLKRALLDYIERDGVTHGLDMSTTAKRAFLETFQNTILRPRDLPYKVMFPGPTGANAVEAALKLARKVKGRESIVSFTNAFHGMSLGALAVTGNAFKRAGAGIPLVHGTPMPFDNYLDGTYPDFLWFERLLEDSGSGLNTPAAVIVETVQGEGGINVARAEWLRALADLCKRRDMLLIVDDIQMGCGRTGAFFSFEEAGIVPDIVTVSKSISGYGLPLALTLFKPELDVWEPGEHNGTFRGNNPAFVTAAAALDTYWADGQMEKQTLARGEIIESHLRAIVEEHPDAIAEYRGRGMVWGLECSDKPLANKIAKRAFELGLLIETSGPESEVVKLLPALTTTPEELDEGLRILARAVRDCA, from the coding sequence GTGACCATCACCCAGCCCGACCTGAGCGTCTTCGAGACCCTGGAGTCGGAGGTGCGCAGCTACTGCCGCGGTTGGCCCACCGTCTTCGACCGCGCGCAGGGCAGCCACATGTACGACGAGGACGGCCACACCTACCTCGACTTCTTCGCCGGCGCCGGGTCACTGAACTACGGGCACAACAATCCCGTTCTCAAACGCGCCCTGCTCGACTACATCGAGCGCGACGGCGTCACCCACGGCCTGGACATGTCCACGACGGCCAAGCGCGCCTTCCTGGAGACCTTCCAGAACACCATCCTGCGGCCGCGCGACCTGCCGTACAAGGTCATGTTCCCCGGCCCGACGGGCGCCAACGCCGTGGAGGCCGCGCTCAAGCTGGCCCGCAAGGTCAAGGGCCGCGAGTCGATCGTGTCCTTCACCAACGCCTTCCACGGCATGTCGCTGGGCGCCCTCGCGGTGACCGGCAACGCCTTCAAGCGCGCCGGTGCCGGCATCCCGCTCGTGCACGGCACCCCGATGCCGTTCGACAACTACCTCGACGGCACCTACCCGGACTTCCTCTGGTTCGAGCGCCTGCTGGAGGACAGCGGCTCCGGCCTGAACACCCCGGCCGCCGTGATCGTCGAGACGGTGCAGGGCGAGGGCGGCATCAACGTCGCCCGCGCCGAGTGGCTGCGCGCGCTGGCCGACCTGTGCAAGCGCCGCGACATGCTGCTGATCGTCGACGACATCCAGATGGGCTGCGGCCGCACCGGCGCGTTCTTCTCCTTCGAGGAGGCGGGCATCGTGCCGGACATCGTGACCGTCTCGAAGTCCATCAGCGGCTACGGGCTGCCGCTCGCCCTGACCCTGTTCAAGCCGGAGCTGGACGTGTGGGAGCCGGGCGAGCACAACGGCACCTTCCGCGGCAACAACCCGGCCTTCGTCACCGCCGCCGCGGCCCTGGACACGTACTGGGCCGACGGCCAGATGGAGAAGCAGACGCTGGCCCGCGGCGAGATCATCGAGTCGCATCTGCGCGCCATCGTCGAGGAACACCCGGACGCCATCGCCGAGTACCGCGGCCGCGGCATGGTCTGGGGCCTGGAGTGCTCCGACAAGCCGCTCGCCAACAAGATCGCCAAGCGCGCCTTCGAGCTGGGTCTGCTCATCGAGACCTCCGGCCCGGAGAGTGAGGTCGTCAAGCTGCTGCCGGCGCTGACGACCACCCCCGAGGAGTTGGACGAGGGACTTCGCATCCTCGCCCGCGCGGTCCGCGACTGCGCCTGA
- a CDS encoding alpha/beta fold hydrolase codes for MSVDRLPGVVLTDHFLEVPLDHAVPDGERLTVYGREAVAAGREHEELPWLVFLQGGPGGASPRPLGRDSWLVRALDRYRVLLLDQRGTGRSTPANRQSLALRGGPREQAAYLAHFRADAIVRDAELFRRELLGPGGRWSVLGQSFGGFCATTYLSYAPEGLREVMITGGLPGLAASADDVYRAAYPRVARKNTAHYERYPQDVERVRRIAAHLREHTVRLPGGGRLTAEAFQALGILLGTGTGSYVLHYLVEGAWVAGPSGPELADAFLQAVEGHLSYTAAPLYAVLHESIYAQRSVDPKGTGWAAERVRAEFPEFEVDAALEGDRPVLFTGEMVYPWLFDTDPSLRPLKDAAQELAERTDWPDLYDTGRLAANEVPVAAAVYADDMYVDAGHSLETARRVRGLRTWVTNEWEHDGLRVSDGAVLGRLMGMVRGEI; via the coding sequence ATGAGCGTCGACCGGCTGCCCGGTGTCGTGCTGACCGACCACTTCCTGGAGGTCCCGCTGGACCACGCCGTCCCGGACGGCGAGCGGCTGACGGTGTACGGGCGCGAGGCCGTCGCCGCCGGGCGCGAGCACGAGGAACTGCCCTGGCTGGTCTTCCTCCAGGGCGGCCCGGGCGGCGCGTCACCGCGTCCGCTGGGCCGGGACTCCTGGCTGGTGCGCGCCCTGGACCGGTACCGGGTGCTGCTGCTGGACCAGCGGGGCACCGGCCGTTCCACACCGGCCAACCGGCAGAGCCTCGCGCTGCGCGGCGGACCGCGCGAACAGGCCGCGTACCTGGCGCACTTCCGCGCGGACGCGATCGTGCGGGACGCCGAGCTGTTCCGCCGCGAGCTGCTCGGGCCGGGCGGGCGGTGGAGCGTCCTGGGCCAGAGCTTCGGCGGCTTCTGCGCCACCACGTACCTCTCGTACGCGCCCGAGGGCCTGCGCGAAGTCATGATCACCGGCGGCCTGCCGGGGCTGGCGGCGAGCGCGGACGACGTCTACCGGGCCGCCTACCCGCGGGTGGCGCGCAAGAACACCGCGCACTACGAGCGCTACCCGCAGGACGTCGAACGCGTCCGCCGCATCGCCGCGCACCTGCGCGAGCACACCGTCCGGCTGCCCGGCGGCGGGCGGCTGACGGCGGAGGCGTTCCAGGCGCTGGGCATCCTGCTGGGCACCGGCACCGGCTCGTACGTCCTGCACTATCTGGTCGAGGGCGCGTGGGTGGCCGGCCCCTCGGGCCCCGAACTGGCCGACGCCTTCCTCCAGGCCGTCGAGGGCCACCTCTCCTACACCGCCGCGCCGCTGTACGCCGTGCTGCACGAATCGATCTACGCGCAGCGGTCGGTGGACCCGAAGGGCACCGGGTGGGCGGCCGAGCGCGTCCGCGCGGAGTTCCCGGAGTTCGAGGTGGACGCGGCGCTGGAGGGCGACCGGCCGGTGCTGTTCACGGGCGAGATGGTCTACCCCTGGCTGTTCGACACCGACCCGTCGCTGCGGCCGCTGAAGGACGCGGCGCAGGAGCTGGCCGAGCGCACCGACTGGCCCGATCTGTACGACACCGGCCGGCTGGCGGCCAACGAGGTGCCGGTGGCCGCCGCCGTCTACGCCGACGACATGTACGTCGACGCCGGCCACTCCCTGGAAACCGCGCGGCGCGTCCGAGGGCTGCGGACCTGGGTGACCAACGAGTGGGAGCACGACGGGCTGCGGGTCAGCGACGGAGCCGTGCTGGGCCGCCTGATGGGCATGGTCCGCGGCGAAATCTGA
- a CDS encoding ectoine synthase, with product MIVRSFKDIEGTDRHVKAKSGTWESKRIILAKERVGFSLHETILYAGTETSMWYANHVEAVLCVEGEAELTNDETGEKHIITPGTMYLLDGHEKHTMRIKKDFRCVCVFNPPVTGREDHDENGVYPLLTEPEPEPASQAG from the coding sequence GTGATCGTCCGATCCTTCAAGGACATCGAAGGCACCGACCGCCACGTCAAGGCCAAGTCGGGCACCTGGGAGAGCAAGCGCATCATCCTCGCCAAGGAGCGCGTCGGCTTCTCGCTGCACGAGACCATCCTGTACGCGGGCACCGAGACGTCGATGTGGTACGCCAACCACGTCGAGGCCGTGCTGTGCGTGGAGGGCGAGGCCGAGCTCACCAACGACGAGACCGGTGAGAAGCACATCATCACCCCGGGCACGATGTACCTGCTCGACGGGCACGAGAAGCACACCATGCGCATCAAGAAGGACTTCCGCTGCGTGTGTGTGTTCAACCCGCCGGTGACCGGTCGCGAGGACCACGACGAGAACGGCGTGTACCCGCTGCTCACCGAGCCCGAGCCGGAGCCGGCCTCCCAGGCCGGCTGA
- a CDS encoding aminotransferase class V-fold PLP-dependent enzyme yields MQRIEPLAGDQFAPLTTYLNTASSGLLPARSAAALRAAVEESGSYGTMGLDYFGPAAASRAAFARLMRVPPERVAIGGAVAVHVALIAGSLPEGAEVLVPEGEFSSLVNPFAVRPGIKLRTAPLADLADAVRPGTALVAFAAVQARDGRIADLDAVRAAARAQCARTLVDATQAAGWLPLRAGDFDYLVCGAYKWLLCPRGTSFLVCGGEPESDGLDALHAGWVAGADPMEANYGPVQRLAADARRYDEPHAHYSYVGAEHSLALLNELGVETVYAHDLALADRYRAGLAERGHTPVPAPGSAIVSVPGLGDAAERLEAAGVRVAVRAGHLRAAFHLYNSSDDVDRLLGLLD; encoded by the coding sequence ATGCAGCGCATCGAACCACTTGCGGGGGACCAGTTCGCGCCCCTGACGACGTACCTGAACACCGCCTCCAGCGGGCTGCTGCCCGCCCGGTCGGCCGCCGCCCTGCGCGCGGCCGTCGAGGAGTCCGGCTCCTACGGGACCATGGGGCTGGACTACTTCGGCCCGGCGGCGGCCTCGCGGGCCGCCTTCGCCCGGCTGATGCGCGTACCGCCGGAGCGTGTCGCGATCGGCGGCGCGGTGGCGGTGCACGTCGCGCTGATCGCCGGGTCGCTCCCGGAGGGGGCCGAAGTGCTGGTTCCCGAAGGGGAGTTCAGCTCGCTGGTCAATCCGTTCGCGGTCCGGCCGGGGATCAAGTTGCGTACCGCGCCGCTGGCGGACCTGGCCGACGCCGTCCGGCCCGGCACGGCGCTCGTCGCCTTCGCCGCCGTGCAGGCGCGGGACGGCCGGATCGCCGACCTGGACGCCGTACGGGCCGCCGCGCGGGCCCAGTGCGCGCGCACCCTCGTGGACGCCACCCAGGCCGCGGGCTGGCTGCCGCTGCGGGCCGGGGACTTCGACTATCTGGTGTGCGGCGCGTACAAGTGGCTGCTCTGCCCGCGCGGCACCTCCTTCCTGGTGTGTGGCGGAGAGCCGGAAAGCGACGGGCTCGACGCGCTGCACGCCGGGTGGGTGGCCGGCGCGGACCCGATGGAGGCCAACTACGGGCCCGTCCAGCGGCTCGCCGCCGACGCCCGCCGCTACGACGAGCCGCACGCCCACTACTCGTACGTCGGCGCCGAGCACTCCCTCGCCCTGCTGAACGAGCTGGGCGTCGAGACCGTGTACGCCCACGACCTCGCGCTGGCCGACCGCTACCGCGCGGGCCTCGCCGAACGCGGCCACACCCCGGTGCCCGCGCCCGGCTCGGCGATCGTGTCCGTGCCGGGGCTCGGGGACGCGGCGGAGCGGCTGGAGGCGGCGGGCGTACGGGTCGCCGTACGGGCGGGGCACCTGCGCGCCGCCTTCCATCTGTACAACTCGTCGGACGACGTGGACCGGCTGCTGGGGTTGCTGGACTGA
- a CDS encoding RNA polymerase sigma factor, translating into MAPHTHEVVPVDGTTRYPPRDQELHRRLVYGDETALGEAYDAYGALVRAVARRVSGSAAVADEVTHRVFIELWTCPFAFAPGHGSLRAWLSMRGHRGAVDRVREARAERAECGPARETAPEPAEEARTALHAALAELPLPEREALHLACFAGRTYRQVAVELGIADTAATARLRSALSALADRLTGPPAAPGSPAGEARDEC; encoded by the coding sequence ATGGCACCACACACTCACGAGGTGGTGCCGGTGGACGGGACAACCAGGTACCCGCCGCGCGACCAGGAGTTGCACCGGCGGCTGGTGTACGGGGACGAGACCGCGCTGGGCGAGGCGTACGACGCCTACGGCGCGCTGGTGCGCGCGGTGGCCCGGCGGGTGAGCGGCAGCGCGGCGGTCGCCGACGAGGTGACCCACCGCGTCTTCATCGAACTGTGGACCTGCCCCTTCGCCTTCGCGCCCGGCCACGGCTCGCTGCGCGCCTGGCTGAGCATGCGCGGCCACCGGGGCGCGGTGGACCGGGTACGGGAGGCGCGGGCGGAGCGCGCGGAGTGCGGGCCGGCGCGGGAGACGGCGCCGGAGCCCGCCGAGGAAGCGCGCACGGCACTGCACGCCGCCCTCGCCGAACTGCCCCTGCCCGAGCGCGAAGCCCTGCACCTGGCGTGCTTCGCCGGACGCACGTACCGGCAGGTCGCGGTGGAGCTGGGCATCGCGGACACGGCGGCCACCGCCCGGCTGCGCTCGGCCCTGAGCGCGCTGGCCGACCGGCTCACCGGTCCGCCGGCCGCTCCGGGGAGCCCGGCCGGCGAGGCGCGGGACGAGTGCTGA